One genomic segment of Gottschalkia acidurici 9a includes these proteins:
- the recG gene encoding ATP-dependent DNA helicase RecG has protein sequence MEKLKTSVQYLKGVGPKRYKLLNRLNIETIEDLIYFLPKAYEDRRELKKIMSLQDGEKTSVKVIIENDPYVYRPKRNISITRVLVKDDTGVAQLIWFNQDYIVKSLKKGETIKVNGKVKKSGKIIEIHNGVYVKEGEESDKIGQILPIYSLTEKLKNNDLIKIMDTALYEYLEYVDDKLPEYIIEKFNLPNLQDSLRNIHFPKNRSHYIKSRKRLAFEELFTLQLGLLLIKNKYNIKKDYIEYPQTPELENFIQDLPFELTNAQAKVFKEICNDMESTKQMNRLVQGDVGSGKTIIAVLAMYKAFKGGYQSVMMAPTEILATQHYESISSLFKGYGVKCELLISSISKKKKKEIIERVKNGETHILIGTHALIEDYVEFKSLGLAVTDEQHRFGVRQRAKLSSKGESPDILVMTATPIPRTLALILYGDLDISIIDELPPGRKQIKTYVRNNSSKYKIYDFIKTQIKEGRQAYIVCPLVEESETLNIKSATELYDELKENEFKDFNIELLHGKMKSSDKDEIMMRFKNGDVDILISTTVIEVGVNVPNASIMMIENAERFGLAQLHQLRGRIGRGEYQSYCILINESNSKVARQRMDIMEKTNDGFIISEKDLEIRGPGEFFGTRQHGLPELKIAKLPSDIKILKVAQETCFEILKIDPNLERKEHEGIKQKIKEMFDKENLIIFN, from the coding sequence ATGGAAAAACTTAAAACATCAGTTCAATATTTAAAAGGAGTAGGCCCGAAAAGATATAAACTTTTAAACAGATTGAATATAGAAACTATAGAAGATTTAATATATTTTTTACCAAAGGCATATGAGGATAGAAGAGAATTAAAAAAAATCATGAGTTTGCAAGATGGTGAAAAGACTAGTGTTAAAGTTATAATAGAAAACGATCCATATGTATATAGGCCGAAAAGAAACATATCGATAACTAGAGTACTAGTAAAAGATGACACTGGAGTGGCACAACTAATATGGTTTAATCAGGACTATATAGTTAAAAGCTTAAAAAAGGGTGAAACTATAAAAGTAAATGGAAAGGTTAAAAAATCCGGAAAAATTATAGAAATTCATAATGGCGTATACGTAAAGGAAGGAGAAGAAAGTGATAAAATAGGACAAATTCTTCCTATATATAGCTTAACAGAAAAGCTTAAAAATAATGATTTAATAAAGATTATGGATACTGCATTGTATGAATACTTAGAATATGTTGATGATAAACTACCAGAATATATAATAGAAAAATTCAACCTACCTAATCTACAAGACTCATTAAGAAACATACATTTCCCTAAAAATAGAAGCCACTATATAAAGTCAAGAAAAAGGCTTGCATTTGAAGAGTTATTTACTCTTCAACTAGGACTTTTGCTAATAAAGAATAAATATAATATAAAAAAAGACTATATAGAATATCCACAAACACCAGAACTAGAAAATTTTATACAAGATCTTCCGTTTGAACTCACTAATGCTCAGGCAAAAGTATTTAAAGAGATATGTAATGATATGGAGTCTACTAAACAAATGAATAGGCTAGTGCAAGGAGATGTTGGATCAGGAAAGACTATCATTGCTGTCCTTGCTATGTATAAGGCCTTTAAGGGTGGATATCAGTCTGTAATGATGGCTCCGACAGAAATACTAGCAACACAGCACTACGAAAGCATAAGTAGCTTATTTAAAGGCTATGGTGTAAAATGTGAGCTTCTTATAAGTAGCATTAGTAAAAAGAAAAAGAAAGAAATAATTGAAAGAGTTAAAAATGGAGAAACTCACATATTAATAGGAACACATGCACTTATAGAGGACTATGTAGAATTTAAAAGCTTAGGGTTAGCTGTAACTGATGAGCAACACAGATTTGGAGTAAGGCAAAGAGCAAAACTATCTTCCAAAGGAGAAAGCCCAGATATCTTGGTTATGACTGCTACTCCAATACCTAGAACACTTGCACTTATACTATATGGTGATCTAGATATCTCTATAATAGATGAATTACCACCAGGGAGAAAACAGATAAAAACATACGTTAGAAATAACAGTAGCAAATATAAGATATATGATTTTATAAAAACACAGATTAAAGAAGGAAGACAGGCTTATATAGTATGTCCTCTAGTAGAAGAATCTGAAACTTTAAATATAAAATCTGCAACTGAATTATACGATGAATTAAAGGAAAACGAATTTAAAGACTTTAATATAGAACTACTTCACGGAAAAATGAAGTCGAGTGATAAAGATGAAATAATGATGAGATTTAAAAATGGAGATGTGGATATACTTATATCTACGACAGTAATAGAAGTAGGTGTTAATGTTCCAAACGCTAGTATAATGATGATTGAAAATGCTGAAAGATTTGGATTAGCTCAGCTACATCAATTAAGAGGTAGAATTGGAAGAGGAGAATATCAATCATACTGTATACTTATAAATGAGAGCAATAGTAAAGTTGCAAGACAGAGAATGGACATAATGGAAAAGACTAATGATGGATTCATAATATCAGAAAAAGATTTGGAAATAAGAGGTCCTGGAGAATTTTTTGGAACAAGGCAACATGGATTACCAGAATTAAAGATAGCTAAATTACCATCAGATATAAAAATTTTAAAAGTAGCTCAAGAAACTTGTTTTGAAATTTTAAAAATTGATCCCAATTTAGAACGAAAAGAACATGAAGGAATTAAACAAAAGATAAAAGAAATGTTTGATAAAGAAAATCTAATTATATTTAACTAA